In Bifidobacterium scardovii JCM 12489 = DSM 13734, the genomic stretch CCACGCCGCAGGGCCAGCGCGCCACCGCGGCGCTCATGCACTCGCCGCTCGGCCGCCCGTATCTGGCGGCGCGCGCGAAGGCGAGCGTGATGGCGCAGCTCAATTCCGGCGTCACCACGCTGCGCACGCTCGGCGATGTGGCGTATGAGGCCGTGGCCCTGCGCAACCGCATCGAAGCCGACGCCATGGTCGGCCCGCGCATCCTCGCATCCGGGCCGCTGCTGGCGGTCCCCGAAGGCCACGGCGCCCCGCTGATCGCGTTGACGGGCGACGATCCGGCGACGCTGGCGAGCCACACCCGGACCAATATCGAGCATGGCGCGAACGCGATCAAGATCGCGGCCACTGGCGGCGTCACCGATGCGCAGAAGCTCGGCGAGGCCGGCAGCCCGCAGATGAGCGTGGACCAGATGCGCGCGATCTGCGACGTGGCGCACGAGGCCGGCGTGATCGTCGGTGCGCACGCGCAAAGCCCGGAGGGCGTTCGCCGGGCGCTTGAGGCCGGCGTCGACACGATCGAGCACGGCAGCGCGCTCGACGACGCGATGATCGGGCTGTTCCGCCACAATCCCCGCGCGCTGCGCGGATGGTCGGCGCTGATCCCCACGCTGTCGGCGGGGCTGCCGCTGACCGAGATCGACCAGAAGACGACCGGCATCACGGATATCCAACTGTCGAATTCGAGAACCGTGGTGAGCGGCATGGTCGCCGGCGCGGCGGACGCCCGCAAGGCCGGCATCCGCGTCGGCGTCGGCACGGATGCGGCGATGACCTTCGTCACCCAATACGGCACTTGGCGCGAATTGGACCTGCTGGTCAAGCGCGCGGGGTTCTCCACCGCCGAAGCGATCCATGCCGCAACGCAGGTCAACGCCGAGATCCTGGGCGTCGGAGACACCACCGGGAGCATCGAGGCCGGCAAGGCCGCGGATCTGCTGGTGCTGGACGCCAATCCGATCATCGATCTGCGCGCGTTGCGCCAGCCCGCACTGGTGGTCGCCGACGGACGGCCGGTATGGCGGCCCCGCATCCGGCGTTTCGACGACATCGACGCGCTGCTCGACCGCGCGTTCCGCGAGTAGCCGGCGGATCGAACCACACTGTTCAGCCAATCAAACATCACCATCACAGGAGGGGTTATGGCAGTCAATGAAACCAATGTGCTGATCATCGTCAACAACTGGGGTATCGAGGAGACGGAACTGACCCGCCCGCTGCGCGATCTCAGGAAGGCCGGCGCGCGCGTCACCGTCGCGGCGACCACGCTCGACCCGTGCGAAACCGTGCGGCACGACCGCTATGAAGGCGAGACGATCACGCCGGACGCGCTGCTCAGCGATGTGCAGGCCGCGGATTACGACCTGTTGGTCGTGCCGGGAGGCACCTGCAACGTGGACCGTCTGCGCGTGAATCCGGACGCGATCGCGCTGGCGCAGGAATTCGCGCACGAGGGCAAGCCGATCGCCGCGATCTGCCACGGCCCGTGGCTGCTGGTGAACGCCGGCCTGCTGCCCGGCAAGACGCTGACCTCCTGCCGCTACATCAAGGCCGACGTGGAGAACGCCGGCGGTTCGCACGTGGACAAGGAGGTGTACTCGTGCGGCGCGAACGGATGGACGCTGATCACCTCGCGCAAGCCCGATGACCTCGACGCCTTCGTCGGCGCCATCGAACAGGCGCTGTAACCGCCCGGCGGTTGCGGCCCGAGCCAGCATGCGAGTCGGCCGGTGGCCGGCTGTTCCGCAATCGCGGAACAGCCGGCCACCGGCCGACTCGCATATGCGGCGCCAGCGGCGTCCATTACGCCGGATGATTGGTCAGATCGCGTTCGATCCACGCCATGACCAGATCCGCCAGACGGTCGACGTCCTCGTCGCTCAGCGCCCGCCCCTGCTCCAGGTGGTGCCACTTGGCGATGCATCCACGGCAGCAGGTCGCCGTGGCGTGCTGCGCGGTGAATACCGGGTGCCCGCGCCACGGCGTCTGCCGCCCGTCGTTTTTCGGTTCGGCGTCGCCGACGCGGGCGCGCAGCATCTCGTGCGCGTGCCGGTCGATCGTCGCCTTGCCCTTGGCCCGCGCATAGGCGCGATCCTTGTCGCTCAGCACGAATTTCGCGCGGAACGCGGAACGGGACAGGCGATTCAGCGTATCGGCGATCCAGCGTTGCTCGTCCGGCCGTTGCCCGTCGTCAGACATTGCCACGGGCGTGCTGGTTCGCCCACGACTGCGACTGCACGAAGGTGGCCGGATCGGCGCTGACACGGCCTTGCGGGTCATGCAGCGCGTCGATGGCGGCGAGCTCGTCCGCGCTCAGGTCGAAACCGGCGCTGGCCAGATTCGACTTCATGCGCTCGACATGCTTCGACTTGGGGATGACGATCCGCCCCTCCTGCGTGTGCCAGCGCAGCACGACCTGCGCCGGGGTGACGCCGTGTGCGGCGGCCGCGGCGGCCACCGGGCCGGACTCGATGTCCTTGCCGTGCCCGAGCGGGCTGAACGCCTCGACGGTGATGCCATGCTCCTTGCAGAAGGCGAGGTTGTCGGGCTGGCTGAAGCGCGGATGCACTTCAATCTGGTTGACGGCCGGCGTCTCGCCGGAATCCTCGATCACCTTCCGCAGGTGCTCGGGCAGGAAGTTGCTGACGCCCGGCACGCGGATCGCGCCCTCGTCGCGCAGGCTGAGCAGCGCGCGCCACGTCTCGCGGTACTGGTCGGCCGCCGGGAACGGCCAGTGGATCAGATACATGTCGACCACGTCGACGCCGAGCTTGCGGCGGGACTGATCGAAGGCGAACCTGGCCGGGTCGTACCCCTGATCGCAGTTGCGCAGCTTGGTGGTGACCCACACCTTGCCGGTCATGCCGGTGGCCTTGAGCGCCGCCCCGACGCCTTCCTCGTTGTAGTAGGCCGCCGCGGTGTCGATATGGCGGTAACCGATCTCCAACGCCTCCTCGACCGCGCGCTGCGTGTCCTCCGGCGGAATCTGGAACGTGCCGAACCCGATCTGCGGAATCACCGTATGATCCTTGTCGTTCAGCGTCAGTTCCGGGGACCTCAATTGCGTGGATGCACTGTCCATCATCATTCCTTTCGATCGCCCACCGGCGAAGCGGACGCTACCGCCGCCCGCCTTCGCCTCCAGTATGGCGCGATTCCCCGGCCAGAGCAACAGATACGCGCACATATGCGCACCAATAGTGCACCGATACGCACATCCTCCCCCATATGGGCTTCATGGATACGGCGTTTCCGCATCGCGGATGCGCGCCAACCTCGAGTTGTCGGTGCGCAACCTCGGAGCATCGACCTTTTTTACCGTCACAAACATCGTGTGTAACGTTTGACGTTGCGGATTGTCCCGCACCACGCACCGACAACTCGCAACCGGCACGCATCAGGACGGATTGCGGCGCCCCTCGAACAGTCCGACACCGAAAACCCAACATTGAAAAAGGAAGCCGGCACCCCACCCCTCGCGCCGGCAAGGCCATGCAGGAGTCCCGCGCCAACATGGCCTTGCGGTCAGGCGGCAATCAGGCAAATCAGGCGACGGGCAGGCAGCTGGGCCCGAACAGGATCTTGATCTCGGCGAACAACGACGTATCCCGCTTGA encodes the following:
- a CDS encoding metal-dependent hydrolase family protein; the protein is MTTLPPREPFALAHATVITGDATGTTLEDTTVIVGGDGRIATVAPSLATPIPDGCHMLDATGKVVMPGLINAHAHLFSDGKPLNPKLATPQGQRATAALMHSPLGRPYLAARAKASVMAQLNSGVTTLRTLGDVAYEAVALRNRIEADAMVGPRILASGPLLAVPEGHGAPLIALTGDDPATLASHTRTNIEHGANAIKIAATGGVTDAQKLGEAGSPQMSVDQMRAICDVAHEAGVIVGAHAQSPEGVRRALEAGVDTIEHGSALDDAMIGLFRHNPRALRGWSALIPTLSAGLPLTEIDQKTTGITDIQLSNSRTVVSGMVAGAADARKAGIRVGVGTDAAMTFVTQYGTWRELDLLVKRAGFSTAEAIHAATQVNAEILGVGDTTGSIEAGKAADLLVLDANPIIDLRALRQPALVVADGRPVWRPRIRRFDDIDALLDRAFRE
- a CDS encoding type 1 glutamine amidotransferase domain-containing protein, which translates into the protein MAVNETNVLIIVNNWGIEETELTRPLRDLRKAGARVTVAATTLDPCETVRHDRYEGETITPDALLSDVQAADYDLLVVPGGTCNVDRLRVNPDAIALAQEFAHEGKPIAAICHGPWLLVNAGLLPGKTLTSCRYIKADVENAGGSHVDKEVYSCGANGWTLITSRKPDDLDAFVGAIEQAL
- a CDS encoding DUF4186 domain-containing protein; translated protein: MSDDGQRPDEQRWIADTLNRLSRSAFRAKFVLSDKDRAYARAKGKATIDRHAHEMLRARVGDAEPKNDGRQTPWRGHPVFTAQHATATCCRGCIAKWHHLEQGRALSDEDVDRLADLVMAWIERDLTNHPA
- a CDS encoding aldo/keto reductase → MMDSASTQLRSPELTLNDKDHTVIPQIGFGTFQIPPEDTQRAVEEALEIGYRHIDTAAAYYNEEGVGAALKATGMTGKVWVTTKLRNCDQGYDPARFAFDQSRRKLGVDVVDMYLIHWPFPAADQYRETWRALLSLRDEGAIRVPGVSNFLPEHLRKVIEDSGETPAVNQIEVHPRFSQPDNLAFCKEHGITVEAFSPLGHGKDIESGPVAAAAAAHGVTPAQVVLRWHTQEGRIVIPKSKHVERMKSNLASAGFDLSADELAAIDALHDPQGRVSADPATFVQSQSWANQHARGNV